In the genome of Pseudorca crassidens isolate mPseCra1 chromosome 14, mPseCra1.hap1, whole genome shotgun sequence, one region contains:
- the LOC137206092 gene encoding RNA/RNP complex-1-interacting phosphatase-like isoform X2, with the protein MSQWHHARGRWGQRRGFSGRSSAKRKGGKHILERWKDYLPVGQRMPGTRFIAFKVPFRKDLQEIIPYLKICTIGHLVPDDHTIFKFQCAVKGFLKENKDNDRLIGVHCTHGLNRTGYHICRYLVDVEGMWPDDAIGLFNRSCGHCLERQNYIENLQNGLIRKNRDSSVSRTSGFDDSAHMMEPVHTANKSVNQGSITYIRPQVTQHLGISVPRPKICSNQKENFHRIKTFTREAIFLLLVPTERTVYKGGTLGM; encoded by the exons ATGAGCCAGTGGCATCATGCCCGCGGGCGCTGGGGCCAGCGTCGCGGCTTTTCCGGACGTTCGTCGGCCAAGAGGAAGGGCGGAAAGCACATCCTGGAAAG gtgGAAGGACTATCTCCCAGTTGGACAGCGGATGCCTGGGACTCGTTTCATTGCTTTCAAAGTTCCTTTCAGAAAG GACTTACAAGAAattattccttatttaaaaatttgtacaatTGGGCATCTGGTGCCAGATGATCACACCATTTTTAAATTCCAATGTGCTGTTAAAgggtttctgaaagaaaataaagataatg ACAGGCTTATTGGTGTCCACTGTACCCATGGTTTAAACAGGACTGGCTACCACATCTGCAG atatttggtTGATGTAGAAGGCATGTGGCCAGATGATGCAATTGGAT TATTTAATAGGAGCTGTGGACATTGCTTAGAAAGACAAAACTACATTGAAAACCTTCAGAATGGTCTCATCAGAAA GAATCGGGATTCCAGTGTATCCAGAACAAGTGGTTTTGATGACTCAGCGCATATGATGGAACCagttcacacagctaataagtctGTTAACCAAGGAAGTATAACCTACATTAGACCCCAGGTTACCCAACATCTCGGCATTTCCGTACCCAGACCCAAGATTTGCAGCAATCAGAAAG aaaatttTCACAGAATCAAAACATTTACCAGAGAGGCCATATTCCTACTCCTGGTCCCCACGGAGAGGACTGTTTACAAAGGAGGTACTCTTGGAATGTAG
- the LOC137206092 gene encoding RNA/RNP complex-1-interacting phosphatase-like isoform X1: protein MSQWHHARGRWGQRRGFSGRSSAKRKGGKHILERWKDYLPVGQRMPGTRFIAFKVPFRKNEELGLIIDLTYTRRYYKPEDLQEIIPYLKICTIGHLVPDDHTIFKFQCAVKGFLKENKDNDRLIGVHCTHGLNRTGYHICRYLVDVEGMWPDDAIGLFNRSCGHCLERQNYIENLQNGLIRKNRDSSVSRTSGFDDSAHMMEPVHTANKSVNQGSITYIRPQVTQHLGISVPRPKICSNQKENFHRIKTFTREAIFLLLVPTERTVYKGGTLGM from the exons ATGAGCCAGTGGCATCATGCCCGCGGGCGCTGGGGCCAGCGTCGCGGCTTTTCCGGACGTTCGTCGGCCAAGAGGAAGGGCGGAAAGCACATCCTGGAAAG gtgGAAGGACTATCTCCCAGTTGGACAGCGGATGCCTGGGACTCGTTTCATTGCTTTCAAAGTTCCTTTCAGAAAG aatgaagaacttGGGCTGATTATTGACTTAACATATACTCGCCGCTATTATAAGCCAGAG GACTTACAAGAAattattccttatttaaaaatttgtacaatTGGGCATCTGGTGCCAGATGATCACACCATTTTTAAATTCCAATGTGCTGTTAAAgggtttctgaaagaaaataaagataatg ACAGGCTTATTGGTGTCCACTGTACCCATGGTTTAAACAGGACTGGCTACCACATCTGCAG atatttggtTGATGTAGAAGGCATGTGGCCAGATGATGCAATTGGAT TATTTAATAGGAGCTGTGGACATTGCTTAGAAAGACAAAACTACATTGAAAACCTTCAGAATGGTCTCATCAGAAA GAATCGGGATTCCAGTGTATCCAGAACAAGTGGTTTTGATGACTCAGCGCATATGATGGAACCagttcacacagctaataagtctGTTAACCAAGGAAGTATAACCTACATTAGACCCCAGGTTACCCAACATCTCGGCATTTCCGTACCCAGACCCAAGATTTGCAGCAATCAGAAAG aaaatttTCACAGAATCAAAACATTTACCAGAGAGGCCATATTCCTACTCCTGGTCCCCACGGAGAGGACTGTTTACAAAGGAGGTACTCTTGGAATGTAG
- the LOC137206092 gene encoding RNA/RNP complex-1-interacting phosphatase-like isoform X3 yields the protein MSQWHHARGRWGQRRGFSGRSSAKRKGGKHILERWKDYLPVGQRMPGTRFIAFKVPFRKNEELGLIIDLTYTRRYYKPEDLQEIIPYLKICTIGHLVPDDHTIFKFQCAVKGFLKENKDNDRLIGVHCTHGLNRTGYHICRYLVDVEGMWPDDAIGLFNRSCGHCLERQNYIENLQNGLIRKPVTFCGNILFEESGFQCIQNKWF from the exons ATGAGCCAGTGGCATCATGCCCGCGGGCGCTGGGGCCAGCGTCGCGGCTTTTCCGGACGTTCGTCGGCCAAGAGGAAGGGCGGAAAGCACATCCTGGAAAG gtgGAAGGACTATCTCCCAGTTGGACAGCGGATGCCTGGGACTCGTTTCATTGCTTTCAAAGTTCCTTTCAGAAAG aatgaagaacttGGGCTGATTATTGACTTAACATATACTCGCCGCTATTATAAGCCAGAG GACTTACAAGAAattattccttatttaaaaatttgtacaatTGGGCATCTGGTGCCAGATGATCACACCATTTTTAAATTCCAATGTGCTGTTAAAgggtttctgaaagaaaataaagataatg ACAGGCTTATTGGTGTCCACTGTACCCATGGTTTAAACAGGACTGGCTACCACATCTGCAG atatttggtTGATGTAGAAGGCATGTGGCCAGATGATGCAATTGGAT TATTTAATAGGAGCTGTGGACATTGCTTAGAAAGACAAAACTACATTGAAAACCTTCAGAATGGTCTCATCAGAAA ACCAGTAACATTTTGTGGAAACATTCTGTTTGAGGAATCGGGATTCCAGTGTATCCAGAACAAGTGGTTTTGA